From the Thiohalobacter sp. genome, one window contains:
- a CDS encoding heme ABC transporter permease produces MWRFLHRMASPPYFYRLAGRLLPWLAALTLALFAWGLYGGLVMAPPDYQQGDSFRIMYVHVPAAWMSLFVYVVMAASGLIGLVWRIKLAEMVVICSAPTGALFTFIALVTGAIWGKPMWGAWWVWDARLTSELILLFLYLGVMALNQAIEDRRVAGRAVAILALVGVVNIPIIHYSVEWWNTLHQGPTVTRFDAPAIHVDMLVPLLVMAVAFKLYYLMALLLRLRVELLTRERRAGWLREVVKA; encoded by the coding sequence ATGTGGCGCTTCCTGCATCGAATGGCCTCTCCGCCGTACTTCTACCGGCTTGCTGGCAGGCTGTTGCCCTGGCTGGCTGCCCTGACCCTGGCCCTGTTTGCATGGGGGCTGTATGGCGGGCTGGTCATGGCGCCGCCCGATTACCAGCAGGGCGACAGCTTCCGCATCATGTATGTCCATGTGCCGGCCGCCTGGATGTCGCTGTTCGTGTATGTGGTCATGGCGGCGAGCGGGCTGATCGGCCTGGTCTGGCGTATCAAGCTGGCGGAGATGGTGGTTATATGCAGCGCGCCCACCGGCGCGCTGTTCACCTTCATCGCGCTGGTCACCGGTGCCATCTGGGGCAAGCCCATGTGGGGTGCCTGGTGGGTCTGGGACGCGCGCCTGACCTCGGAGCTGATTCTGCTGTTTCTGTATCTCGGCGTGATGGCGCTGAACCAGGCGATCGAGGACCGGCGGGTCGCGGGGCGGGCCGTGGCCATTCTTGCGCTGGTGGGGGTGGTGAACATTCCGATCATCCATTATTCGGTGGAATGGTGGAACACCCTGCACCAGGGTCCGACGGTGACGCGCTTCGATGCCCCCGCCATCCACGTCGACATGTTGGTGCCGCTGCTGGTGATGGCGGTGGCCTTCAAGCTCTATTACCTGATGGCGCTGTTGTTGCGTCTGCGGGTGGAACTGCTGACGCGGGAGAGACGTGCGGGTTGGCTGCGCGAGGTGGTGAAGGCCTGA
- the ccmD gene encoding heme exporter protein CcmD encodes MNMESLLEMGGYARYVWSAYGLSLGLMAVHLALIVIRHRRLRRTLARGLGTGGGETR; translated from the coding sequence ATGAACATGGAGAGCCTTCTTGAAATGGGCGGCTATGCCCGATATGTGTGGAGTGCCTACGGGCTGTCGCTGGGGCTCATGGCGGTCCATCTGGCGCTGATCGTCATCCGCCATCGGCGGCTGCGCCGGACCCTGGCTCGTGGCCTTGGCACTGGCGGAGGGGAAACGCGATGA
- the ccmE gene encoding cytochrome c maturation protein CcmE produces the protein MTPARRNRLLLALAVVTGVGVAVALALKAFQSNLMFFYSPTEVAAGKVPANAVIRVGGLVVPGSIQRERDSLTVRFVVTDNQARVPVEYTGILPDLFREGQGIIARGRLAGGRVVADEVLARHDENYMPPEVAESLHPVPPEVPRP, from the coding sequence ATGACGCCGGCACGACGTAACCGTCTGCTGCTGGCGCTGGCCGTGGTGACAGGCGTGGGGGTCGCCGTGGCGCTGGCGCTGAAGGCGTTCCAGAGCAACCTGATGTTCTTCTACTCACCCACCGAAGTGGCGGCGGGGAAGGTGCCGGCGAATGCGGTGATCCGGGTCGGCGGGCTGGTGGTGCCCGGCAGCATTCAGCGTGAGCGCGACAGTCTGACGGTCCGCTTCGTGGTCACCGACAACCAGGCCCGTGTGCCCGTCGAATATACGGGTATTCTGCCGGACCTGTTCCGGGAGGGGCAGGGCATCATTGCCCGTGGGCGGCTGGCGGGCGGACGAGTGGTAGCCGATGAAGTGCTGGCCAGGCACGACGAGAACTACATGCCGCCAGAGGTGGCAGAAAGCCTCCATCCGGTGCCACCGGAGGTGCCCCGACCATGA
- a CDS encoding heme lyase CcmF/NrfE family subunit codes for MIPELGHLALILAFVAALAQATVPLLGTWRGSVPMMMVAARAARVQLACMLLAFTALVHAFVVTDFSVAYVAANANTQLPLMYRVSGVWGAHEGSLLLWGLMLALWTGAVDRFSRSMPLDLKARVLAVMGAVSVGFIAFMLFTSNPFLRLFPVPLEGRDLNPLLQDPGLAIHPPLLYMGYVGFSVAFAFAVAALLSGRLDSAWARWARPWTAVAWAFLTGGIALGSWWAYYELGWGGWWFWDPVENASFMPWLAGTALMHSLAAMEKRGLFRAWTLLLAILAFSLSLLGTFLVRSGVLTSVHAFATDPARGLLILVFLAVVVGGSLSLYSLRAAQLRSVGDFRPLSRETLLLLNNVLLLVLTASILLGTLYPLIIDALGMGKLSVGPPWFNTLFVPLALLLAVVLGLGTLVRWKADAWARLGRLLLAPAVLSLIGGFLLVGLFAPFFSVGAALGVAVALWVLSTQALALRDRLRGRGSPTWGFLGMLLAHAGVAVFAIGVSLVSAYSTEKDVRLAPGESWRLGDYRFVFLGVEPVQGPNYAAQRGRVRVYRGEQQVAELLPEKRIYAMQPNPMTEAAIDAGVTRDLFVALGEALGTDGAWSLRLYHKPFIRWIWFGALFMALGGLLAAGDPRYRRMAARTPGVAQPPLRAAAVR; via the coding sequence ATGATCCCCGAGCTCGGCCATCTCGCCCTGATCCTTGCCTTCGTCGCCGCGCTGGCCCAGGCGACAGTGCCCCTGCTCGGTACCTGGCGGGGCTCGGTGCCCATGATGATGGTGGCCGCCCGCGCGGCCCGCGTTCAGCTGGCGTGCATGCTGCTGGCCTTCACCGCCCTGGTCCATGCCTTCGTGGTCACGGACTTTTCGGTGGCCTACGTTGCCGCGAACGCGAATACGCAGCTACCGCTGATGTATCGCGTCTCGGGTGTATGGGGTGCGCACGAGGGCTCGCTGCTGCTGTGGGGGCTGATGCTGGCACTGTGGACGGGCGCGGTGGATCGCTTCAGTCGCAGCATGCCGCTGGACTTGAAGGCCCGCGTGCTGGCGGTCATGGGCGCGGTTTCCGTGGGTTTCATTGCCTTCATGCTCTTCACCTCGAACCCCTTCCTGAGGCTGTTCCCCGTACCGCTGGAGGGGCGTGACCTCAATCCGCTGCTGCAGGATCCGGGGCTGGCCATTCATCCGCCGCTGCTCTACATGGGCTATGTCGGATTTTCGGTCGCCTTTGCCTTTGCCGTGGCGGCGCTGCTGAGCGGGCGACTCGATTCGGCCTGGGCGCGCTGGGCGCGGCCCTGGACGGCCGTGGCCTGGGCCTTCCTCACCGGCGGCATCGCACTGGGCAGCTGGTGGGCCTACTACGAGCTGGGCTGGGGCGGCTGGTGGTTCTGGGATCCGGTGGAGAACGCCTCCTTCATGCCCTGGCTGGCGGGCACGGCGCTGATGCATTCGCTTGCGGCCATGGAAAAGCGTGGTCTGTTCCGGGCCTGGACCCTGCTGCTGGCCATCCTCGCCTTCTCGCTGAGCCTGCTCGGCACCTTCCTGGTGCGCTCGGGTGTGTTGACCTCGGTGCATGCCTTTGCCACCGATCCCGCGCGCGGCCTGCTCATCCTGGTCTTCCTGGCGGTGGTGGTGGGTGGTTCCCTGTCGCTTTACAGCCTGCGTGCGGCGCAGCTGCGATCGGTCGGCGACTTCCGGCCGCTGTCGCGGGAAACCCTGCTGCTGCTGAACAATGTGCTGCTGCTGGTGCTGACCGCAAGCATTCTGCTGGGTACCCTCTACCCGCTGATCATCGATGCCCTGGGCATGGGCAAGTTGTCGGTCGGACCACCCTGGTTCAATACCCTGTTCGTGCCGCTTGCATTGCTGCTGGCAGTGGTACTGGGCCTGGGCACGCTGGTGCGCTGGAAGGCGGATGCCTGGGCCCGGCTGGGAAGGCTGCTGCTGGCGCCGGCGGTCCTGAGCCTGATCGGGGGCTTCCTGCTGGTCGGCCTGTTCGCGCCCTTTTTCTCGGTGGGTGCGGCGCTGGGCGTGGCGGTGGCGCTCTGGGTGCTGTCGACCCAGGCTCTTGCGCTGCGCGATCGCCTGCGTGGCCGTGGGTCGCCGACGTGGGGATTTCTGGGCATGCTGCTGGCCCATGCCGGGGTGGCGGTGTTCGCGATCGGCGTCAGCCTGGTGTCGGCCTACAGCACAGAGAAGGATGTCCGGCTCGCGCCCGGCGAGTCCTGGCGTCTGGGTGATTACCGCTTCGTGTTCCTGGGTGTCGAGCCGGTGCAGGGGCCGAACTATGCCGCGCAACGCGGCCGGGTGCGGGTGTATCGGGGCGAGCAGCAGGTGGCCGAACTGCTGCCCGAGAAGCGCATCTACGCCATGCAGCCCAACCCCATGACCGAGGCGGCCATCGATGCCGGCGTTACCCGCGACCTGTTCGTGGCCCTGGGCGAGGCCCTGGGCACGGACGGTGCCTGGAGCCTGCGCCTCTACCACAAGCCCTTCATTCGCTGGATCTGGTTCGGGGCCCTGTTCATGGCGCTCGGCGGGCTGCTGGCAGCCGGGGATCCGCGTTACCGGCGCATGGCGGCGCGCACGCCTGGCGTGGCACAGCCCCCGTTGCGGGCGGCTGCCGTTCGATGA
- a CDS encoding DsbE family thiol:disulfide interchange protein — MKQALPLGIFLALVAVLAVGLRLDPAEVPSPLIGKPAPGFELPALQAPEAKVRPADFLGEVWLLNVWASWCAGCQVEHPVLMALAEQGHLSLVGMAYKDDATAAEAWLQARGNPYRVVAMDTSGQAGIDWGVYGVPETFVIDARGVVRHKHIGPLTRQALREDILPLVERLRTEAGGP, encoded by the coding sequence ATGAAGCAGGCGCTGCCACTCGGCATCTTTCTGGCGCTGGTGGCGGTGCTGGCGGTCGGGCTCCGTCTCGATCCCGCCGAAGTGCCTTCGCCGCTCATCGGCAAGCCGGCGCCCGGTTTCGAGTTGCCTGCCTTGCAAGCGCCGGAGGCGAAGGTGCGGCCGGCGGATTTTCTCGGCGAGGTGTGGCTGCTCAATGTCTGGGCGTCCTGGTGCGCCGGTTGCCAGGTGGAACATCCCGTGCTGATGGCGCTGGCGGAGCAGGGGCACCTGTCGCTGGTCGGCATGGCCTACAAGGACGATGCGACGGCTGCGGAGGCCTGGCTGCAGGCGCGCGGCAATCCCTACCGGGTGGTGGCCATGGACACCAGTGGACAGGCCGGTATTGACTGGGGCGTGTACGGCGTGCCCGAAACCTTCGTGATCGATGCACGGGGGGTGGTGCGCCACAAGCACATCGGACCCCTCACCCGGCAGGCGCTTCGGGAAGACATCCTGCCACTGGTGGAACGGCTGCGTACGGAGGCAGGCGGTCCATGA
- a CDS encoding cytochrome c-type biogenesis protein, giving the protein MIRSCAMLLFLLCLLAPARAAVEPLVFDDPGEEARYRALIAELRCLVCQNQSLADSDAELAHDLRLQVHHLIREGRSDEEVLGYLVARYGDFVRYRPPLNARTWLLWGAPLLLLAMALVVWWRVLRRPPAGVDAAALERARRLLDGEEGS; this is encoded by the coding sequence ATGATCCGGTCGTGCGCGATGTTGCTGTTCCTGCTGTGCCTGCTCGCACCGGCGCGGGCTGCCGTGGAGCCGCTGGTGTTCGATGATCCCGGCGAGGAGGCGCGTTACCGGGCGCTGATCGCCGAACTGCGCTGTCTGGTCTGCCAGAACCAGAGCCTGGCCGATTCGGATGCCGAACTGGCCCACGACCTGCGCTTGCAGGTGCATCACCTGATCCGGGAGGGCCGCAGCGACGAGGAGGTGCTCGGTTATCTGGTGGCGCGTTACGGGGATTTCGTGCGCTACCGCCCACCCCTGAATGCGCGCACCTGGCTGTTGTGGGGCGCGCCGCTGCTGCTGCTGGCGATGGCACTGGTGGTGTGGTGGCGGGTGTTGCGGCGGCCTCCCGCGGGGGTCGACGCGGCGGCGCTGGAACGGGCGCGCCGGTTGCTGGATGGCGAGGAGGGTTCATGA
- the ccmI gene encoding c-type cytochrome biogenesis protein CcmI, translating into MTVLFWGLAIALGLVTGLVLAWPLWRGAGAGAPARDAINVTIARERLAELEAERAAGRLDAAAHASARRDLEAVLAADLEQAGAPAEANGAARRGWAVLILLGVPLASLGLYLQLGAPDALAPQPAAEASPHGAGDPMAGPSMQMLVEGLARRLEQAPNDPGGWLMLARSYKALGRYPEAVEAYRKLLERVGDDADVLAGLVDALALARGGRFDAETRTLLARALAADPDHVMALWLAARADLETGDGPAALAKLDRLMPRLAGDAEATRILSEMRRRARAMAGVVGNTGGEPRAATAAGAIHVRVSMDPALRAQVPDDAVLFVHARAEDGPSMPLVVVRRSVADLPLELVLDDRLAMTPGLRLSAFERVRVGARVSLAGNATAQPGDPEGEVRNVRPGSPGPIEIRIDRQVP; encoded by the coding sequence ATGACGGTGCTGTTCTGGGGGCTTGCCATCGCGCTCGGCCTGGTCACCGGACTGGTGCTGGCCTGGCCGCTGTGGCGAGGCGCAGGTGCCGGCGCGCCGGCGCGTGACGCGATCAATGTGACGATTGCCCGCGAGCGGCTGGCGGAACTGGAGGCCGAGCGTGCTGCCGGAAGGCTGGACGCGGCCGCGCACGCGTCGGCCCGCCGCGATCTCGAGGCCGTGCTGGCGGCCGATCTCGAACAGGCCGGTGCCCCGGCCGAGGCGAATGGCGCGGCACGGCGGGGCTGGGCCGTTCTGATACTGCTGGGGGTGCCGCTGGCGAGTCTGGGGCTGTACCTGCAGTTGGGCGCGCCGGACGCACTGGCGCCGCAGCCCGCGGCAGAGGCATCGCCTCATGGTGCCGGAGATCCCATGGCGGGGCCGTCGATGCAGATGCTGGTCGAGGGCCTGGCCCGGCGGCTCGAGCAGGCACCGAACGATCCCGGGGGTTGGCTGATGCTGGCGCGCAGCTACAAGGCGCTGGGCCGCTACCCGGAGGCCGTCGAGGCCTACCGGAAGCTGCTGGAGCGGGTGGGCGACGATGCCGACGTGCTTGCCGGTCTTGTGGATGCGCTGGCGCTGGCGCGGGGCGGCCGCTTCGATGCCGAGACCCGAACCCTGTTGGCGCGGGCGCTGGCGGCGGATCCCGATCACGTCATGGCACTGTGGCTCGCGGCGCGCGCGGACCTCGAAACGGGCGATGGCCCGGCCGCACTGGCGAAGCTGGACCGTCTCATGCCGCGGCTCGCCGGAGATGCCGAGGCCACGCGCATCCTGAGCGAGATGCGACGCCGGGCGCGGGCCATGGCGGGCGTGGTGGGCAACACCGGTGGCGAGCCTCGCGCTGCCACTGCGGCGGGGGCGATCCATGTCCGGGTGTCCATGGACCCCGCCCTGCGCGCGCAGGTGCCTGACGACGCCGTGCTCTTCGTGCATGCCCGTGCCGAGGACGGCCCTTCCATGCCGCTGGTCGTCGTGCGGCGTTCGGTTGCCGATCTGCCCCTGGAGCTGGTACTGGACGACCGTCTGGCGATGACGCCCGGACTTCGCCTGTCCGCCTTCGAGCGGGTCCGGGTCGGTGCCCGTGTTTCCCTAGCGGGCAACGCGACCGCGCAACCGGGTGATCCGGAGGGGGAGGTGCGCAACGTCCGGCCGGGCAGTCCCGGGCCGATCGAGATACGCATCGACCGGCAAGTTCCCTGA
- the greB gene encoding transcription elongation factor GreB gives MSRYRPPRPAASPHITAEGERRLRAELDGLWRRRAEVTRALAAAAAEGDRSENAEYIYRKKELAGIDRRIRYLQKRIPALEVVSGPPADTGRVYFGAWVRLEDEDGTINELRIVGADEIDPALSWISIDAPLARALLGKGADDAFEVRTPGGLRRGWIVEVRYTEPTD, from the coding sequence ATGTCCCGCTACCGTCCCCCGCGCCCCGCCGCTTCACCCCACATCACCGCCGAGGGCGAGCGACGCCTGCGCGCGGAGCTGGACGGCCTCTGGCGGCGCCGTGCCGAAGTCACCCGGGCGCTGGCGGCGGCCGCAGCCGAGGGCGACCGCTCGGAAAACGCGGAATACATCTACCGCAAGAAGGAACTGGCGGGCATCGACCGTCGCATCCGCTACCTGCAGAAGCGCATTCCCGCGCTCGAGGTGGTCAGCGGCCCGCCTGCGGATACCGGTCGCGTCTACTTCGGCGCCTGGGTCCGGCTCGAGGACGAGGACGGGACGATCAACGAGCTGCGCATCGTGGGCGCCGACGAGATCGACCCGGCGCTTTCCTGGATCAGCATCGACGCACCGCTGGCCCGCGCCCTGCTGGGCAAGGGAGCGGATGATGCCTTCGAGGTGCGGACACCCGGCGGGTTGCGGCGGGGCTGGATTGTCGAGGTCCGCTACACGGAGCCCACCGACTGA
- the rimP gene encoding ribosome maturation factor RimP, with protein MVKEPFNLRELLEPAIHALGCELVGVEYHPSGRHSVLRIYIDRPEGVTLDDCQAVSHQVSGILDVEDPVPGQYTLEVSSPGLDRPLFRREDFERFSGEAVQLRMQVPVEGRRRFSGTLRGLADDAVVIELDDGGEIRLPLEQVEQARLRPEW; from the coding sequence ATGGTCAAGGAACCCTTCAACCTGCGCGAGTTGCTGGAACCCGCGATTCACGCCCTGGGATGCGAGCTGGTGGGGGTCGAGTATCACCCCAGCGGCAGGCACAGCGTGCTGCGCATCTACATAGACAGGCCGGAAGGCGTGACCCTGGACGACTGCCAGGCAGTCAGTCATCAGGTGAGCGGCATTCTCGATGTCGAGGATCCGGTGCCGGGACAGTACACCCTGGAGGTGTCCTCGCCGGGGCTGGACCGGCCGCTGTTCCGGCGCGAGGATTTCGAGCGTTTCTCGGGTGAGGCCGTGCAGCTTCGGATGCAGGTCCCGGTGGAGGGGCGGCGCAGGTTCAGCGGTACGCTGCGCGGTCTGGCCGATGATGCGGTCGTGATAGAGCTGGACGATGGCGGCGAGATACGTCTGCCGCTGGAACAGGTGGAACAGGCGCGACTGCGGCCTGAGTGGTAA
- the nusA gene encoding transcription termination factor NusA translates to MNKEILMVVDAVSNEKGVDKEVIFEAIEAALASATRKRHGGEIDARVKIDRETGDYETFRRWLVVDDEDENFESPERQVLYTRAQQLKPGIQVGEYIEEPIESVEFGRIAAQTAKQVIVQKVREAEREQVVEAYKDRQGELVTGIVKRVDRGNVFLDLGGNAEAFIPREEMIPRESVRPGDRLRGWLKEVRSEPRGPQLFVSRTAPEFLIELFKLEVPEVGQDLIEILGAARDPGMRAKIAVRSLDPRIDPVGACVGMRGSRVQAVSNELAGERIDIILYDDNPAQFVINAMSPAEVVSIVVDEDAHSMDIAVAEEQLSQAIGRGGQNIRLASQLTGWTLNVMTVAEMEEKAEREAQELQQMFMEQLDVDEEVAAILVQEGFSSIEEVAYVPAAELLEVEEFDEGIVEELRGRARDVLLTRAIQSEEQLAEVAPAQDLLELEGMDRDLAYKLAARGVVTQEDLAELAVDELMEVEGMDEERAAQLIMAARAPWFAEEQQSS, encoded by the coding sequence ATGAACAAAGAGATTCTGATGGTGGTGGACGCCGTTTCCAACGAGAAGGGCGTCGACAAGGAAGTGATCTTCGAGGCGATCGAGGCGGCACTGGCCTCGGCGACGCGCAAGCGCCATGGCGGCGAGATCGACGCGCGAGTGAAGATCGACCGCGAGACAGGCGACTACGAGACCTTCCGCCGCTGGCTGGTGGTGGACGACGAGGACGAGAACTTCGAGTCGCCCGAGCGTCAGGTGCTCTATACGCGTGCCCAGCAGCTCAAGCCGGGCATCCAGGTCGGTGAGTACATCGAGGAGCCGATCGAATCCGTCGAATTCGGTCGCATCGCGGCCCAGACCGCCAAGCAGGTCATCGTGCAGAAGGTGCGCGAGGCCGAGCGCGAACAGGTGGTCGAGGCCTACAAGGATCGCCAGGGCGAGCTGGTCACCGGCATCGTCAAGCGCGTCGATCGCGGCAACGTGTTTCTGGACCTGGGCGGCAACGCCGAGGCCTTCATCCCGCGCGAGGAAATGATACCGCGCGAGTCCGTGCGCCCCGGCGATCGCCTGCGTGGCTGGCTCAAGGAAGTGCGTTCCGAGCCGCGCGGACCGCAGCTCTTTGTCAGCCGCACCGCGCCCGAGTTCCTGATCGAGCTGTTCAAGCTCGAGGTGCCGGAGGTCGGGCAGGACCTGATCGAGATCCTGGGCGCCGCCCGCGATCCGGGCATGCGCGCCAAGATCGCCGTGCGTTCGCTGGATCCGCGCATCGATCCGGTCGGTGCCTGCGTCGGCATGCGCGGTTCGCGGGTACAGGCTGTCTCCAATGAGCTGGCCGGAGAGCGCATCGACATCATTTTGTATGACGACAACCCGGCCCAGTTCGTGATCAACGCCATGTCGCCGGCCGAGGTGGTCTCTATCGTGGTCGACGAGGATGCGCACAGCATGGATATCGCGGTGGCCGAGGAACAACTGTCACAGGCCATCGGCCGCGGTGGTCAGAACATCCGCCTGGCCAGCCAGTTGACGGGCTGGACACTGAATGTGATGACCGTGGCCGAAATGGAGGAGAAGGCCGAGCGCGAGGCGCAGGAGCTGCAGCAGATGTTCATGGAACAGCTCGACGTGGACGAGGAGGTGGCTGCCATCCTGGTGCAGGAGGGTTTCTCCAGCATTGAGGAAGTGGCCTACGTGCCGGCCGCCGAGCTGCTGGAGGTCGAGGAATTCGACGAGGGCATTGTCGAGGAGCTGCGCGGGCGGGCACGTGACGTGCTGCTGACCCGCGCCATCCAGAGCGAGGAGCAGCTGGCCGAGGTCGCGCCGGCCCAGGATCTGCTGGAGCTGGAAGGCATGGATCGGGATCTGGCCTACAAGCTGGCCGCGCGCGGCGTGGTGACCCAGGAAGACCTGGCGGAACTCGCGGTCGATGAACTCATGGAAGTGGAAGGAATGGACGAAGAGCGTGCTGCGCAGTTGATCATGGCGGCACGGGCGCCCTGGTTTGCCGAGGAACAGCAGAGCAGCTGA
- the infB gene encoding translation initiation factor IF-2, producing MAEVTVKQFAEVVGIPVDKLISQLGDAGISVGGADDTITDDEKMELLTYLRRSHGKQAAPVAEPKKITLKRKMHSELKVSVSQGRQTATKTVTVEVRKKRTYVKRSAVLEEEARRAEEEAARRAREEAAQEEARRALEEKRKAKEAEARAAEEEEARRRAEEEAARRQELEKRLAEEKARLAAEEEAKRKAEQEAAAQREQAGRKPGKGRRDEGEGRKGRYGREELHVAADKSGRRRKKKGRTRDVSLQATERHGFAKPTAPVVREVAIPETIKVSELAQKMSIKAAELIKELMKLGIMATINEVLDQETAVLVVEELGHKAKPLKENELEEDLVVTEVEGEKVPRPPVVTIMGHVDHGKTSLLDYIRRAKVAAGEAGGITQHIGAYHVDTPKGTVTFLDTPGHAAFTAMRARGAQVTDIVVLVVAADDGVMPQTEEAIQHAKAAGVPLVVAVNKIDKPEADPDRVKNELAQREVIPEDWGGDTQFVHVSAKTGEGVDELLDAILLQSEVMELTAVKDCPATGVIIESSLDKGRGPVATVLVRNGVLHKGDIILSGREYGRVRAMFDENGKPIEEAGPAMPALVLGLSGTPNAGDEVVVVNDERKAREVALFRQGKYRDHRLARQKQAKLEEMFSQMTEGEVAELNLVVKADVQGSLEALRDALTKLSTDEVRVKVVAGGVGGITESDVNLALASKAIVIGFNVRADAAARRLAEEQGLDLRYYSVIYNVIDDVKQAISGMLSPEVREEIIGLAEVRDVFRSSKLGAIAGCMVVEGVVRRNAPIRVLRDNVVIFEGELESLRRHKDDVNEVRAGTECGIGVKDYNDVKAGDQIEVFERKEVARTL from the coding sequence ATGGCGGAAGTAACGGTTAAGCAATTCGCAGAGGTGGTGGGCATTCCGGTCGACAAGCTGATCAGTCAGCTTGGCGATGCGGGCATTTCCGTGGGCGGCGCCGACGATACCATCACCGATGACGAAAAGATGGAATTGCTGACCTACCTGCGCAGGAGCCACGGCAAGCAGGCGGCACCGGTCGCCGAGCCGAAGAAGATCACGCTCAAGCGCAAGATGCACAGCGAGCTGAAGGTGTCCGTATCCCAGGGTCGGCAGACGGCGACCAAGACGGTGACCGTCGAGGTGCGCAAGAAGCGCACCTACGTCAAGCGCAGCGCGGTGCTCGAGGAAGAGGCCAGGCGTGCCGAGGAAGAGGCCGCGCGCCGCGCCCGGGAGGAGGCTGCGCAGGAAGAGGCCCGCCGTGCGCTGGAGGAAAAGCGTAAGGCGAAGGAGGCCGAGGCCAGGGCGGCCGAGGAAGAGGAAGCACGCCGCCGCGCCGAGGAAGAGGCCGCGCGTCGCCAGGAGCTGGAGAAGCGCCTGGCCGAGGAAAAGGCACGTCTCGCTGCCGAGGAAGAGGCCAAGCGCAAGGCCGAGCAGGAGGCCGCCGCCCAGCGCGAGCAGGCCGGGCGCAAGCCGGGCAAGGGTCGTCGTGACGAGGGCGAGGGCCGCAAGGGTCGCTATGGCCGCGAGGAACTGCACGTTGCCGCCGACAAGAGCGGGCGGCGGCGCAAGAAGAAGGGCCGTACCCGTGACGTGTCGCTGCAGGCGACGGAGCGCCATGGCTTTGCCAAGCCGACGGCGCCGGTGGTGCGGGAGGTGGCCATCCCCGAGACCATCAAGGTTTCCGAGCTGGCCCAGAAGATGTCGATCAAGGCGGCCGAGCTGATCAAGGAACTCATGAAGCTCGGCATCATGGCCACCATCAACGAGGTGCTGGACCAGGAGACCGCCGTGCTGGTGGTCGAGGAGCTGGGGCACAAGGCCAAGCCGCTCAAGGAAAACGAGCTGGAAGAGGATCTGGTGGTCACCGAGGTCGAGGGCGAGAAGGTGCCGCGTCCGCCGGTGGTCACCATCATGGGCCATGTCGATCACGGCAAGACCTCGCTGCTGGACTACATTCGTCGTGCCAAGGTGGCGGCGGGCGAGGCCGGCGGCATCACCCAGCACATCGGCGCCTATCACGTCGATACCCCCAAGGGCACCGTGACCTTCCTCGACACGCCCGGCCACGCGGCCTTCACCGCGATGCGCGCGCGCGGTGCCCAGGTCACCGATATCGTGGTGCTGGTGGTGGCCGCCGACGACGGCGTGATGCCGCAGACAGAGGAGGCCATTCAGCATGCCAAGGCCGCCGGGGTGCCGCTGGTGGTGGCGGTGAACAAGATCGACAAGCCCGAGGCCGATCCCGACCGGGTGAAGAACGAGCTGGCGCAGCGCGAGGTCATCCCCGAGGACTGGGGCGGTGACACCCAGTTCGTGCATGTCTCCGCCAAGACCGGCGAGGGTGTCGACGAGCTGCTCGATGCCATTCTGCTCCAGTCAGAGGTGATGGAACTCACCGCCGTCAAGGATTGCCCGGCGACCGGCGTGATCATCGAATCCAGCCTCGACAAGGGCCGGGGACCGGTCGCGACCGTGCTGGTGCGCAACGGCGTGCTCCACAAGGGCGACATCATCCTCAGCGGTCGAGAATACGGTCGCGTGCGTGCCATGTTCGACGAGAACGGCAAGCCCATCGAGGAAGCCGGGCCGGCCATGCCGGCGCTGGTGCTCGGCCTGTCGGGCACACCCAACGCCGGCGACGAGGTGGTGGTGGTCAACGACGAACGCAAGGCGCGCGAGGTTGCGCTGTTCCGCCAGGGCAAGTACCGCGATCACCGCCTGGCGCGTCAGAAGCAGGCCAAGCTCGAGGAAATGTTCTCGCAGATGACCGAGGGCGAGGTTGCCGAGCTGAATCTGGTGGTCAAGGCCGATGTGCAGGGCAGCCTGGAGGCACTGCGCGACGCACTGACCAAGCTGTCCACCGACGAGGTGCGGGTGAAGGTCGTGGCCGGCGGTGTCGGCGGCATCACCGAATCCGACGTCAACCTGGCTCTGGCCTCGAAAGCCATCGTCATCGGCTTCAACGTGCGCGCCGATGCCGCGGCACGGCGGTTGGCAGAGGAACAGGGTCTGGACCTGCGCTACTACAGTGTCATCTACAACGTCATCGACGACGTCAAGCAGGCGATCTCCGGCATGTTGTCGCCGGAGGTTCGCGAGGAAATCATCGGCCTGGCCGAGGTGCGCGACGTGTTCCGCTCGTCCAAGCTCGGCGCCATCGCCGGCTGCATGGTGGTGGAGGGCGTGGTGCGCCGCAACGCGCCCATCCGCGTGCTGCGCGACAATGTCGTCATATTCGAGGGCGAGCTGGAGTCCCTGCGCCGGCACAAGGACGACGTCAACGAGGTGCGCGCCGGTACCGAGTGCGGCATCGGCGTGAAGGATTACAACGACGTCAAGGCCGGCGACCAGATCGAGGTCTTCGAGCGCAAGGAGGTGGCGCGGACCCTCTGA